Proteins encoded within one genomic window of Brachybacterium muris:
- the rimM gene encoding ribosome maturation factor RimM (Essential for efficient processing of 16S rRNA): MTRFEVIVATIGKAHGLRGEVALNLRTDQPAERLLSGTVFDVAPGKPQGTGVAPGPLPRQLTLVSTRTQQDRWYARFEEIPDRTAAESLRGVELSLELDAEQESEEDPDAWYASQLEGLPVRHVDGRELGVVTGLQHYPAQDLLLVRTPDGRRVQLPLVEQLVPEIDLERGEILADPPGGLFEDLPDEGDIADEER, from the coding sequence ATGACCCGCTTCGAGGTGATCGTGGCGACCATCGGCAAGGCGCACGGGCTGCGCGGCGAGGTGGCGCTGAACCTGCGCACCGATCAGCCGGCGGAGCGACTGCTGAGCGGCACCGTGTTCGACGTCGCCCCCGGGAAGCCTCAGGGAACCGGTGTCGCCCCCGGGCCCCTGCCGCGGCAGCTCACCCTGGTCTCCACCCGCACCCAGCAGGACCGCTGGTACGCGCGCTTCGAGGAGATCCCGGACCGCACTGCCGCCGAGTCCCTGCGCGGCGTCGAGCTCTCCCTGGAGCTGGATGCCGAACAGGAGAGCGAGGAGGACCCCGACGCCTGGTACGCCTCCCAACTGGAGGGCCTCCCAGTGCGGCACGTCGACGGCCGTGAGCTGGGCGTGGTCACGGGACTCCAGCACTACCCGGCGCAGGACCTGCTGCTGGTGCGCACCCCGGACGGCCGTCGCGTGCAGCTGCCGCTGGTGGAGCAGCTGGTCCCCGAGATCGACCTGGAGCGCGGCGAGATCCTCGCCGATCCCCCCGGTGGCCTGTTCGAGGACCTCCCGGACGAGGGCGACATCGCCGACGAGGAGCGCTGA
- the lepB gene encoding signal peptidase I → MNQSVPPSSAVPQNGRTLRGDDHPDVASADAEPTTSGPEHTSDPEQAVRADDPRTTATTGRRRGASKQRLPLWLDTVLTMVVALVIAVLVKTFLIQPFFIPSASMNPTLLQDDKILVSKLSPGVFDLERGDVIVFEDPGEWIPGDATENPTPRVRLMMVLSLVGLAPDPSQDHLVKRLVGMPGDRVVCESEGSALQVNGVQVDEPYINPETSACQTAFDVTVPSGKVWVMGDNRYASADSAWHHTHGGDGFVAESDITGRAEVVFWPASRWSGLGGGDEAFADVPEKP, encoded by the coding sequence ATGAACCAGTCCGTCCCGCCCAGCAGCGCAGTGCCCCAGAACGGCCGCACCCTGCGCGGCGACGACCACCCCGATGTCGCCTCGGCGGACGCTGAACCGACGACCTCCGGTCCGGAACACACCTCCGATCCGGAACAGGCTGTCCGTGCGGATGATCCTCGGACCACCGCTACGACGGGCCGCCGACGCGGAGCGAGCAAGCAGCGCCTCCCGCTGTGGCTGGACACGGTGCTCACGATGGTCGTGGCGCTGGTGATCGCGGTGCTGGTGAAGACCTTCCTGATCCAGCCGTTCTTCATCCCCTCGGCGTCGATGAACCCCACCCTGCTGCAGGACGACAAGATCCTGGTCTCCAAGCTGTCCCCGGGCGTGTTCGATCTCGAGCGCGGTGACGTGATCGTCTTCGAGGACCCGGGGGAGTGGATCCCCGGCGACGCCACCGAGAACCCCACCCCGCGGGTGCGACTGATGATGGTGCTGAGCCTAGTGGGCCTGGCTCCGGATCCTTCACAGGACCACCTGGTCAAGCGCCTGGTCGGGATGCCCGGCGATCGTGTGGTGTGCGAGAGCGAAGGGTCTGCGCTGCAGGTCAACGGGGTCCAGGTCGACGAGCCGTACATCAACCCCGAGACCTCGGCCTGCCAGACGGCCTTCGACGTCACCGTGCCGTCCGGCAAGGTGTGGGTGATGGGCGACAACCGTTACGCCTCGGCGGATTCCGCCTGGCATCACACCCATGGCGGCGACGGCTTCGTGGCCGAGTCCGACATCACCGGCCGCGCCGAGGTCGTCTTCTGGCCTGCGAGCCGGTGGTCCGGCCTGGGCGGGGGCGACGAGGCCTTCGCCGACGTGCCCGAGAAGCCGTGA
- the rplS gene encoding 50S ribosomal protein L19 codes for MQKLDELDKASLREDIPAFRPGDNVKVHVKVIEGNRSRIQVFQGHVIARQGHGVGETFRVRKISFGVGVERVFPVHAPTIDKIEIVTRGDVRRAKLYYLRGLTGKKARIREKRDHS; via the coding sequence ATGCAGAAGCTCGACGAGCTCGACAAGGCATCCCTGCGCGAGGACATCCCCGCGTTCCGTCCCGGTGACAACGTGAAGGTGCACGTGAAGGTCATCGAGGGCAACCGCTCCCGTATCCAGGTCTTCCAGGGCCACGTCATCGCCCGCCAGGGCCACGGCGTGGGTGAGACCTTCCGCGTCCGCAAGATCTCCTTCGGCGTCGGCGTGGAGCGCGTGTTCCCCGTGCACGCCCCCACCATCGACAAGATCGAGATCGTCACCCGCGGTGACGTGCGTCGCGCCAAGCTGTACTACCTGCGCGGCCTGACCGGCAAGAAGGCCCGCATCCGCGAGAAGCGCGACCACTCCTGA
- the lepB gene encoding signal peptidase I, whose translation MVVAAVCVVVLLLAAVAVRQFVVQPFRVPSASMEPVLQAGDVILADRADRGTARRGDLVVFDGSGYFAPSGSGSGRYWVKRVVAVGGDRVTCCTDDGAITIDGQVLEEPYLAPGTEPSSIEFDLRVPEGRMFVLGDNRDDSTDSRSMLGAPGGGMVPVDRVVGTVDRIVWPLTRAGAVR comes from the coding sequence GTGGTGGTCGCCGCCGTCTGCGTCGTGGTGCTGCTGTTGGCCGCCGTGGCGGTGCGTCAGTTCGTGGTCCAGCCGTTCCGGGTGCCGTCGGCCTCGATGGAACCGGTGCTGCAGGCGGGCGATGTGATCCTCGCCGACCGTGCGGACCGCGGCACTGCTCGGCGCGGCGATCTGGTGGTGTTCGACGGCTCCGGCTACTTCGCCCCCTCCGGCTCGGGCAGTGGGCGCTACTGGGTCAAGCGGGTGGTCGCCGTGGGCGGTGACCGCGTCACCTGCTGCACCGATGACGGTGCCATCACGATCGATGGGCAGGTGCTCGAGGAGCCCTACCTGGCGCCGGGCACCGAACCCAGCTCGATCGAGTTCGACCTGCGCGTCCCCGAGGGACGCATGTTCGTGCTCGGTGACAACCGCGATGACTCCACCGATTCGCGCTCCATGCTCGGTGCACCCGGCGGCGGCATGGTCCCGGTGGATCGCGTGGTGGGAACGGTGGACCGGATCGTGTGGCCTCTCACGCGCGCCGGAGCCGTCCGATGA
- a CDS encoding ribonuclease HII, with product MTAPSLTRAVPTLDLELALATRCGPGPRIVVGIDEVGRGALAGPVAVGACAIEVVEGRALALPDGVRDSKALTARRREQLVEPIRSAARSTAVGWSEPAEIDELGIMRALTLAALRAIDALEVAADAIILDGSVDVLTPDLSRRPGRCPRVELRVKADRDCASTAAASIIAKVARDRRMQELDAVAPAYGWAANKGYGSATHRTAILEHGPSDQHRRSWNLGGREPVLPGVLWDDQSSPQPGKERR from the coding sequence GTGACCGCACCCAGCCTCACGCGCGCCGTCCCCACGCTGGATCTCGAGCTCGCTCTGGCTACCCGGTGCGGTCCGGGGCCCCGGATCGTGGTGGGCATCGACGAGGTGGGCCGCGGAGCATTGGCCGGTCCCGTCGCCGTCGGCGCCTGTGCGATCGAGGTCGTCGAGGGTCGCGCCCTCGCACTTCCCGACGGGGTGCGTGACTCCAAGGCACTCACCGCCCGCCGGCGGGAACAGCTGGTCGAGCCGATCCGATCCGCTGCTCGCAGCACCGCCGTGGGCTGGTCCGAACCTGCCGAGATCGATGAACTGGGCATCATGCGCGCCCTCACGCTGGCCGCGCTGCGAGCGATCGACGCCCTCGAGGTCGCAGCCGATGCGATCATCCTGGACGGCTCCGTGGATGTCCTCACCCCTGACCTCTCCCGCCGCCCCGGCAGGTGCCCCAGAGTCGAGCTGCGGGTGAAGGCGGACCGGGACTGCGCCAGCACCGCCGCCGCCAGCATCATCGCCAAGGTGGCCCGCGACCGGCGGATGCAGGAACTGGACGCTGTCGCCCCCGCCTACGGATGGGCAGCGAACAAGGGGTACGGCTCGGCCACGCACCGCACCGCGATCCTCGAGCACGGCCCCAGCGATCAGCACCGGCGCAGCTGGAACCTCGGGGGCAGGGAACCGGTGCTTCCTGGCGTACTGTGGGACGACCAGTCGAGCCCGCAGCCCGGGAAGGAGCGCCGGTGA
- a CDS encoding tyrosine recombinase XerC has protein sequence MTTSPRPDIEDPRDRALLDAYTEHLQLERGRSVHTVRAYVREAGSLLEHLHHAERITVDEIDVNALRSWLAARAETGASASTLARSAAAARTFTTWLAATERIPHDVGGRLRAPKRGRHLPTVLSAEQTADLLDVAEHTADARTDVPGSSGSEEPASHDLAPGTAPDDPTSHAVALRDAAVLELLYSSGLRVSELVALDRTGIDHTQGTVRVRGKGDKERIVPVGAPALEAIRRWEREGRPVLAKDDGRGRESSERSVTAGKASGPGDALFLGVRGGRLGDRAVRTLLERASARAGIPRHLSPHSLRHSAATHLVEGGADLRTVQDFLGHSSLATTQIYTHVSTERLRRTVEQAHPRA, from the coding sequence ATGACCACGTCGCCGCGCCCGGACATCGAGGATCCTCGCGATCGCGCGCTGCTGGACGCCTACACCGAGCATCTGCAACTGGAGCGCGGCCGGTCCGTGCACACCGTGCGGGCCTACGTGCGCGAAGCCGGCAGCCTGCTCGAGCACCTGCATCACGCCGAACGCATCACGGTGGACGAGATCGACGTGAACGCCCTGCGGTCCTGGCTGGCCGCTCGCGCCGAGACCGGTGCCTCGGCCAGCACCCTGGCCAGATCCGCTGCCGCCGCACGCACCTTCACCACCTGGCTGGCCGCGACCGAGCGCATCCCCCATGACGTGGGTGGGCGTCTGCGCGCCCCCAAACGTGGCCGCCATCTGCCCACCGTCCTCTCCGCAGAGCAGACGGCCGATCTGCTCGACGTCGCCGAGCACACCGCGGATGCACGTACGGACGTGCCCGGCTCCTCCGGGAGCGAGGAGCCCGCATCCCACGATCTCGCCCCGGGCACCGCACCCGATGACCCCACCTCCCATGCCGTCGCCCTTCGTGATGCGGCCGTGCTCGAACTGCTCTACTCCTCCGGCCTTCGCGTCTCCGAGCTGGTCGCTCTGGACCGCACGGGCATCGACCACACCCAGGGAACGGTCCGAGTGCGCGGCAAGGGGGACAAGGAACGCATCGTGCCGGTGGGAGCACCTGCCCTGGAGGCGATCCGCCGCTGGGAGCGCGAAGGGCGCCCCGTGCTCGCCAAGGACGACGGGCGAGGAAGGGAATCCTCTGAGCGCTCGGTGACCGCAGGGAAGGCTTCTGGACCTGGTGACGCCCTCTTCCTCGGTGTCCGGGGCGGCAGGCTGGGGGACAGGGCCGTGCGCACCCTGTTGGAACGGGCCTCGGCCCGAGCCGGGATCCCGCGCCATCTCAGCCCCCATTCCCTGCGGCACAGCGCCGCCACGCACCTGGTCGAAGGCGGGGCGGACCTCCGCACCGTCCAGGACTTCCTGGGGCACTCGTCCCTCGCCACCACACAGATCTACACCCACGTGAGCACGGAGCGGCTGCGCCGCACCGTCGAGCAGGCCCACCCCCGAGCCTGA
- the trmD gene encoding tRNA (guanosine(37)-N1)-methyltransferase TrmD: MRIDVLTIFPEYLAPLELSLIGKARREGLLDLHLHHLRDWTHDRHRTVDDTPLGGGAGMVMKPEPWAEAFAAVREQGRAQLGADAQPLIVFPNPAGVPFTQATAREWSEREWIVFACGRYEGIDERVYEHLADEGYEVALASLGDYVLNGGEVAVLAITEAVVRLVPGVVGNAESLVEESHSDGMLEYPLYTRPARWTDPAGTVREAPEILLSGDHGRIAAWRREQSQLRTQQRRPDLLA; this comes from the coding sequence GTGCGCATCGACGTCCTGACCATCTTTCCGGAGTACCTGGCGCCACTGGAGCTGTCCCTGATCGGCAAGGCCCGCCGCGAGGGCCTGCTGGACCTGCACCTGCATCACCTGCGGGACTGGACCCATGACCGCCACCGCACCGTGGACGACACCCCGCTGGGCGGTGGCGCCGGCATGGTGATGAAGCCGGAGCCATGGGCCGAGGCCTTCGCTGCCGTGCGTGAGCAGGGCAGGGCGCAGCTGGGTGCCGACGCCCAGCCGCTGATCGTGTTCCCCAATCCTGCAGGTGTCCCCTTCACGCAGGCCACCGCCCGGGAATGGTCGGAGCGCGAATGGATCGTGTTCGCCTGCGGCCGCTACGAGGGCATCGACGAACGGGTGTACGAGCATCTGGCCGACGAGGGCTACGAGGTGGCCTTGGCCTCGCTGGGGGACTACGTGCTCAACGGCGGCGAGGTCGCGGTGCTCGCGATCACCGAGGCCGTGGTGCGCCTGGTCCCGGGAGTGGTGGGCAATGCCGAGTCCCTGGTCGAGGAATCCCACTCCGACGGGATGCTGGAATACCCGCTATACACCCGGCCGGCGCGCTGGACGGACCCGGCCGGCACCGTGCGGGAGGCTCCCGAGATCCTGCTGTCCGGGGACCACGGGCGCATCGCCGCCTGGCGGCGCGAGCAGTCGCAGCTGCGCACACAGCAGCGTCGACCGGACCTGCTGGCCTGA
- a CDS encoding peptidoglycan DD-metalloendopeptidase family protein: MAADPGQGRWRWPMDPPHHVLHGFEQPEHRYAAGHRGVDISAPGGVGTPVRAVEAGTVRFAGEVAGRGVVSVLHADGLLSTYEPVAAVVAAGEHVAEGSLLGHVAQVRVGAPHCPEGPCLHLGARRGEDYLDPMLLLGARGPSVLLPLGGSGGSGSVPAGSGPGSVRPSNADRPPASVPAARTPLHGTRWVLAD, encoded by the coding sequence GTGGCAGCGGACCCGGGCCAGGGGCGCTGGCGGTGGCCGATGGACCCGCCCCACCATGTGCTGCACGGCTTCGAGCAGCCGGAGCACCGCTACGCGGCGGGACATCGCGGGGTGGACATCAGCGCCCCGGGCGGGGTCGGGACACCAGTGAGGGCGGTCGAGGCCGGCACCGTGCGCTTCGCCGGTGAAGTGGCGGGCCGGGGCGTGGTCTCCGTGCTGCACGCCGACGGACTGCTGTCCACGTACGAACCCGTCGCTGCGGTGGTGGCGGCCGGCGAGCATGTCGCTGAGGGATCGCTGCTGGGCCATGTCGCACAGGTGCGGGTGGGGGCTCCCCACTGCCCGGAGGGTCCGTGCCTGCACCTGGGAGCGCGCCGTGGGGAGGACTACCTCGACCCGATGCTGCTGCTGGGCGCACGCGGGCCCAGCGTGCTGCTGCCCCTGGGCGGCAGCGGGGGCTCGGGCAGCGTCCCGGCGGGCTCCGGGCCGGGGTCGGTGCGCCCTTCGAACGCGGACAGGCCCCCGGCATCCGTCCCGGCAGCGCGTACCCCTCTGCACGGTACGCGGTGGGTTCTTGCGGACTGA
- a CDS encoding YifB family Mg chelatase-like AAA ATPase: MGHARTLSIGLSGLQGTLVEVESDVSNGLPAFAVVGLPDSSTLQARDRVRAASARSGVHLAQRRITTNLSPAFVQKHGSGFDLAIAVSVIAAQGDIDPSGPSRTVHLGELGLDGRIRPIPGVLPALMAARDSGIRRAVVPEENLDEAGLIAGIEVTGAGHLSTVLHRWGAKIAVQSRHPVLAIAPEPEQPDPALTADFSDVIGQQQARRAAEVAAAGGHHLLMVGPPGAGKTMIASRIPTILPDLEDAEALAVSAIHSVAGRFDARQGLRRRPPFENPHHTASTAAVVGGGAGIAGPGAISRAHCGVLFLDEAPEFSSRVLEALREPLETGDITLHRSRGVTRYPARFQLVLAANPCPCGKAWGKGTDCTCSPQQRRRYLTRLSGPVLDRVDMRLGVGPVDVNRVDADPAESSAQIAERVQAARDRQRERYADHSFSINAQLPGPLLRTRFAPTPQDRRLLDHALSQDRLTLRGHDRVLRLAWTLADLDGADRPTAEHIGTALTLREGDHR; this comes from the coding sequence ATGGGCCACGCACGCACCCTCTCGATCGGGCTCAGCGGCCTGCAGGGAACCCTGGTCGAGGTGGAGAGCGACGTCTCCAACGGCCTGCCCGCCTTCGCCGTCGTGGGCCTGCCCGACTCCTCCACCCTGCAGGCCCGTGACCGGGTGAGGGCGGCCTCCGCCCGCAGCGGCGTGCACCTGGCGCAGCGCCGCATCACCACGAACCTCAGCCCGGCTTTCGTCCAGAAGCACGGCTCCGGCTTCGACCTGGCCATCGCGGTCTCCGTGATCGCGGCCCAAGGGGACATCGATCCCTCGGGGCCTTCCCGCACCGTGCACCTGGGGGAGCTGGGCCTGGACGGGCGGATCCGCCCCATCCCCGGCGTGCTGCCCGCCCTCATGGCCGCCCGCGACAGCGGCATCCGCAGGGCCGTGGTGCCGGAGGAGAACCTCGACGAGGCCGGCCTCATCGCCGGTATCGAGGTCACCGGGGCCGGCCACCTGTCCACCGTCCTGCACCGGTGGGGCGCGAAGATCGCCGTGCAGTCCCGGCACCCGGTCCTGGCCATCGCCCCCGAACCGGAGCAGCCGGATCCCGCCCTCACCGCCGACTTCAGCGATGTGATCGGCCAGCAGCAGGCACGCCGTGCCGCTGAGGTCGCCGCAGCCGGCGGGCACCACCTGCTGATGGTGGGGCCACCCGGCGCGGGGAAGACCATGATCGCCTCCCGCATCCCCACCATCCTCCCCGACCTCGAGGACGCAGAGGCCCTGGCCGTCTCGGCGATCCACTCCGTGGCCGGCCGCTTCGACGCCCGGCAGGGTCTGCGTCGCCGTCCGCCCTTCGAGAACCCTCACCACACCGCCAGCACCGCCGCCGTGGTGGGTGGGGGAGCGGGCATCGCCGGCCCGGGAGCCATCTCCCGAGCCCACTGCGGGGTGCTGTTCCTGGACGAGGCGCCGGAGTTCTCCTCACGCGTGCTCGAAGCGCTTCGAGAGCCCCTGGAGACAGGCGACATCACACTGCACCGCTCCCGCGGCGTGACGCGCTACCCGGCACGGTTCCAACTGGTGCTGGCCGCCAACCCCTGCCCCTGCGGCAAGGCATGGGGCAAGGGAACGGACTGCACCTGCAGCCCGCAGCAACGGCGCCGCTACCTCACGCGCCTGTCCGGGCCGGTCCTGGACCGGGTGGACATGCGCCTCGGGGTGGGGCCGGTGGACGTGAACAGGGTCGATGCCGACCCCGCAGAGTCCAGCGCCCAGATCGCCGAACGCGTCCAGGCCGCCCGCGACCGCCAGCGAGAGCGGTATGCAGACCACTCCTTCAGCATCAACGCCCAGCTGCCCGGCCCCCTGCTGCGCACCCGATTCGCCCCCACCCCACAGGACCGCAGGCTGCTGGACCACGCCCTGTCCCAGGACCGGCTCACCCTGCGCGGTCATGACCGCGTGCTGCGCCTGGCCTGGACACTCGCCGATCTCGACGGCGCGGACCGCCCCACCGCCGAGCACATCGGCACTGCCCTCACCCTCCGCGAAGGAGACCACCGATGA
- the rpsP gene encoding 30S ribosomal protein S16 codes for MAVKIRLKRMGKIRAPFYRVVVADSRKKRDGAVIEEIGKYHPTEDPSVIEIISERAQYWLSVGAQPTEQVAALLKVTGDWQKFKGEGDSAGSLKTAEEKKSAEELIAEADKAAAESREGAKKSKAENESEEGDVPAESDESTKSEETAAEAEPGSESTAEGESTEDAEAQTSDEA; via the coding sequence GTGGCTGTCAAGATCCGTCTGAAGCGCATGGGCAAGATCCGTGCACCGTTCTACCGCGTCGTCGTGGCCGATTCGCGCAAGAAGCGCGATGGCGCCGTGATCGAGGAGATCGGCAAGTACCACCCCACCGAGGACCCCTCGGTCATCGAGATCATCTCCGAGCGCGCCCAGTACTGGCTCAGCGTGGGCGCACAGCCCACCGAGCAGGTCGCCGCGCTGCTGAAGGTCACCGGTGACTGGCAGAAGTTCAAGGGTGAGGGCGACTCCGCCGGCTCCCTGAAGACCGCCGAGGAGAAGAAGTCCGCCGAGGAGCTCATCGCCGAGGCCGACAAGGCCGCCGCGGAGTCCCGCGAGGGCGCCAAGAAGTCCAAGGCCGAGAACGAGTCCGAGGAGGGCGACGTGCCTGCAGAGTCCGACGAGTCCACCAAGTCCGAGGAGACCGCTGCTGAGGCGGAGCCGGGTTCGGAGTCCACCGCCGAGGGCGAGTCCACTGAGGACGCCGAGGCGCAGACCTCCGACGAGGCCTGA
- a CDS encoding RNA-binding protein: MSARAEALDHLVRGIVDDPDAVRVTEKSTRRGPLLEVRVSPADLGRVIGRSGRTARALRTVTAALSDDDVRVDIVDVDRR, translated from the coding sequence ATGAGCGCTCGCGCCGAAGCTCTGGACCACCTGGTCCGCGGCATCGTGGACGATCCTGACGCTGTGCGCGTCACGGAGAAGTCGACCCGCCGCGGCCCGCTGCTCGAGGTGCGGGTCAGCCCCGCCGACCTCGGCCGCGTGATCGGTCGCTCCGGCCGCACCGCCCGTGCCCTGCGCACGGTCACCGCGGCCCTGTCCGACGACGACGTGCGGGTCGACATCGTCGACGTCGACCGGCGCTGA
- the dprA gene encoding DNA-processing protein DprA yields the protein MTSLDHPTGPAASTIETARITWSLIAEPTDGAALAVRAAMGSEDALDLARHGTVEDLMRHLKGKVPIDDSDPAPARKDPRLRAERALARWRQRLATVRVEEVLDHAAARGIRVLTPEHPQWPRQLEDLEATTPHCLWVHGPGDLAELVGSRSVAMVGSRASTPYGEDTASSLAASFARSGGTVVSGGAYGIDAAAHRGALAAGQGATIAVLAGGLDSLYPRSNTRLLEAIRERHLLVTEAPPGTAPTRWRFLARNRLIAALSQAVVVVEASWRSGALSTARHANGLSRHVGAVPGPITSAASAGCHRLIRDEGAVLVTEHSEVLDLLPGGEPSGDGRYARQDELDLLSSSDRRVLDAVPPRSSAAVATIGQEIGIGQDEARSALARLELLGLVEVREGRVRRARPR from the coding sequence ATGACCTCCCTCGACCATCCGACCGGCCCCGCCGCCTCCACCATCGAGACCGCCCGCATCACGTGGTCCCTCATCGCCGAACCCACCGATGGGGCCGCTCTCGCGGTCCGCGCCGCCATGGGCAGCGAGGACGCCCTCGACCTGGCCCGCCACGGCACCGTCGAGGATCTGATGCGGCACCTGAAGGGCAAGGTCCCGATCGACGACTCGGATCCGGCCCCTGCACGGAAGGACCCCCGGTTGCGCGCCGAGCGGGCACTGGCCCGGTGGAGGCAGCGTCTCGCGACGGTCCGGGTGGAGGAGGTGCTCGATCATGCGGCGGCCCGCGGTATCCGGGTGCTCACCCCGGAACACCCGCAGTGGCCCCGGCAGCTGGAGGATCTGGAGGCCACCACCCCGCACTGCCTGTGGGTGCACGGCCCCGGGGACCTCGCCGAACTGGTCGGCAGCAGGTCGGTCGCGATGGTCGGTTCTCGTGCCTCCACCCCCTACGGGGAGGACACGGCCTCATCGTTGGCCGCGTCCTTCGCCCGCTCCGGAGGGACCGTGGTCTCCGGCGGTGCCTACGGCATCGACGCCGCCGCCCACCGGGGAGCCCTCGCCGCCGGGCAGGGAGCGACGATCGCGGTCCTTGCCGGTGGCCTGGATTCCCTGTACCCCCGCAGCAACACCCGCCTGCTGGAGGCGATCCGCGAGCGTCACCTGCTGGTCACCGAGGCCCCGCCCGGCACGGCCCCCACCCGCTGGCGATTCCTGGCCCGCAACCGGCTGATCGCGGCTCTGTCCCAGGCAGTGGTGGTGGTCGAGGCATCCTGGCGGTCAGGCGCCCTGTCCACGGCGCGCCACGCCAACGGCCTGTCCCGCCATGTCGGTGCCGTTCCCGGACCGATCACCTCCGCTGCGAGCGCCGGGTGCCACCGGCTGATCCGGGACGAGGGGGCTGTGCTCGTCACCGAGCATTCCGAGGTGCTGGACCTGCTGCCCGGGGGCGAACCCTCCGGCGACGGTCGCTACGCCAGGCAGGACGAGCTGGACCTGCTCTCCTCCTCGGATCGTCGGGTGCTGGATGCGGTCCCGCCGCGTTCCAGTGCCGCAGTGGCCACCATCGGCCAGGAGATCGGGATCGGGCAGGACGAGGCGCGCTCGGCCCTTGCACGGCTCGAGCTGCTGGGCCTGGTCGAGGTGCGGGAGGGGCGAGTGCGACGCGCACGACCGCGCTGA
- a CDS encoding YraN family protein: MSDHTSTRPRRTARTSDPTIRRDRAAPPPPSDDRPADPSRMSAAELGHAGEQLAATYLERCGFMVLERNVHLRTGEIDIVALEGSTLTFIEVKTRRTLVTGVPQAAVTPTKLRRLRTLVGTYLMDSSPPHRDIRIDVVAVLAHADGTYAIEHLRGVG, encoded by the coding sequence ATGAGCGATCACACCTCCACCCGCCCCCGCCGCACTGCCCGCACCTCCGATCCCACGATCCGGCGCGACCGGGCGGCACCGCCGCCTCCCAGCGATGATCGGCCGGCAGACCCCTCGCGCATGAGCGCGGCAGAACTGGGACACGCCGGCGAGCAGCTCGCCGCCACCTACCTGGAACGCTGCGGGTTCATGGTGCTGGAGCGCAACGTCCACCTGCGCACCGGCGAGATCGACATCGTGGCGCTGGAGGGCTCCACCCTCACCTTCATCGAGGTGAAGACCCGCCGCACCCTGGTCACCGGAGTGCCCCAGGCCGCCGTCACCCCGACCAAGCTGCGGCGCCTGCGCACCCTGGTGGGCACCTACCTGATGGACTCGTCCCCACCGCACCGGGACATCCGCATCGACGTGGTCGCCGTGCTCGCTCATGCCGACGGCACCTACGCGATCGAGCATCTGCGCGGAGTGGGCTGA
- a CDS encoding DUF2469 domain-containing protein: protein MNVQDLENYESDLELQLFREYRDVVSLFTYVVETERRFYLANQVDLQVRSAGGEVFYELRLADVWVWDIYRSNRFVRSVRVVTFKDVNIEELNKQDISLP from the coding sequence GTGAACGTGCAGGATCTCGAGAACTACGAGTCCGACCTCGAGCTTCAGCTCTTCCGCGAGTACCGCGACGTGGTGAGCCTGTTCACCTATGTGGTGGAGACGGAGCGCCGCTTCTACCTCGCCAACCAGGTCGACCTGCAGGTGCGCTCCGCCGGGGGAGAGGTCTTCTACGAGCTGCGTCTGGCCGACGTGTGGGTGTGGGACATCTACCGCTCCAACCGCTTCGTGCGATCCGTGCGCGTGGTGACGTTCAAGGACGTCAACATCGAGGAGCTCAACAAGCAGGACATCTCCCTGCCCTGA